The genomic window CTCTCGCGCGCACGCTGGGGTTGCTCGGCTGCGAGCGCGCGCTGGTGGTGAACGGCTGCGGCCTGGACGAGATCGCGCTCCACGGCCCGACGGTGGCCGCGCTCTGGCGCGAGGGGAGCCTCGAGGAGCTGGTCCTGCGTCCCGAGCAAGCCGGGCTGCAGCGCCGGCCGCTCGAGGCGCTGCGCGGCGGGGGCGCCGAGGAGAACGCCCGCTGGCTGCGCGACCTGCTCGGGGGGCGCGGCGAGGCGGCGCACGCCGAGATCGTGGCCATCAACGCGGGGGCGCTCCTCTGGGTCAGCGGGCGCGCGGCGGACCTGCGCGAGGGGACGGCGCAGGCGCTCGAGGTCCTGCGCGCCGGGGGAGCCGAGGGGCGCCTGGCGCGCTGGGCGGAGCGTTCGCATGGCGCTTGATCGCATTCTCGAGGCCAAGCGGCAGAGTGTGGCGGCGCGCATGGGGGCGCGGCCCCTCGAGACCTTCCGGGGCGCGCTCCGGCCGAGCGACCGCGACCTGCTCGGGGCGCTGGAGGCGGCGGAGCTCGGCCTGATCCTGGAGTGCAAGCGCGCCTCGCCGTCGGCGGGGGCGCTGCGCGAGGTCCCCGACGTGGCGCAGCTCGGTCGCGAGCTGGCGGCGGTGGCGAGCGGGATCTCCGTGCTGACCGACGAGCCCTTCTTCGGCGGAAGCTTCGAGGACCTGCGGCGCGTGCGCGAGACGGTCGCCTGTCCCGTGCTCTGCAAGGACTTCGTGATCGACCCCTACCAGATCTACGAGGCGCGGCACCACGGCGCGGACGCGATCCTGCTCATGCTGAGCGTGCTCGATCAGCCGGGGCTCGAGCGCTGCCTCGCCGTCTGTCGGGAGCTGCGCATGACGGCCCTGGTCGAGGTTCACGACCGGGAGGAACTAGAACGTGCGCTCGTTTTTCAGCCGGCGCTCCTCGGGATCAACAACCGGAACCTCAAGACCCTCGCCATCGACCTTCGCACCACCGAGGAGCTCGCGCCGCGCGTACCGAAGAGCACGCGCCTGATCAGCGAGTCGGGGATCGAAGGGCGCGGGGACCTGCGTCGCCTGCGCCCGCTCGTGGACGGGTTCCTGGTGGGGAGCGCGCTCATGCGGCGCCCGGACCTCGGGCGCGCGGCGCGGGAGCTCGCGTACGGTCGGGTGAAGGTATGCGGCCTGACGCGCCCCGAGGATGCGCTCGCGGCGTGGCGAAGCGGGGCCACCTTCGGGGGGCTGGTCTTCGCGACCGAGTCGCCGCGGCGGGTGGGCGTCGAGCGGGCGCGGGAGCTGACCCGGGCGGCGCCGCTCGGCTGGGTGGGAGTCTTCGTCAACCAGCCGGAGCCCGAGGTCGCGGAGCTGGCGCACGAGCTCGGGCTCGCGGCGGTGCAGCTCCACGGCGAAGAGAGCGCGGAGAGCGTGGCGGAGCTGCGCGAGCGGTTGCCGGCGGGCTGTCAGCTCTGGAAGGCCGAGCGGGTGGTCGGGGCGCTGCCCCCCTTGCTCCGGGCCGACGTGGATCGCGTGCTGCTGGATGCGCACCGCGCGGAACGGCGCGGGGGGACCGGCGCCTCGTTCGACTGGGGCCCACTCGAGCGCTGGCCGGCGCGGGGCGAGGTGATCCTGGCCGGCGGCCTGCGCCCGGAGAAC from Deltaproteobacteria bacterium includes these protein-coding regions:
- the trpCF gene encoding bifunctional indole-3-glycerol-phosphate synthase TrpC/phosphoribosylanthranilate isomerase TrpF, which translates into the protein MALDRILEAKRQSVAARMGARPLETFRGALRPSDRDLLGALEAAELGLILECKRASPSAGALREVPDVAQLGRELAAVASGISVLTDEPFFGGSFEDLRRVRETVACPVLCKDFVIDPYQIYEARHHGADAILLMLSVLDQPGLERCLAVCRELRMTALVEVHDREELERALVFQPALLGINNRNLKTLAIDLRTTEELAPRVPKSTRLISESGIEGRGDLRRLRPLVDGFLVGSALMRRPDLGRAARELAYGRVKVCGLTRPEDALAAWRSGATFGGLVFATESPRRVGVERARELTRAAPLGWVGVFVNQPEPEVAELAHELGLAAVQLHGEESAESVAELRERLPAGCQLWKAERVVGALPPLLRADVDRVLLDAHRAERRGGTGASFDWGPLERWPARGEVILAGGLRPENAARADALRTWALDVSSGVEAAPGEKDEARLAAFFAALRRGSEGRR